Within Staphylococcus sp. NRL 16/872, the genomic segment TCTTTAAATTTCTTTTTCACTTTTTCTTTCAATTCTTTAGTTTTTAAATCTGTAGTATCTACTATATAATTTGCAAAAGTACGAATTCTAGATAGTAATTGTCTTTCTTCAAGAATAGCATCAATAAGTGACATTTGCCCGTTTTCATTTAATGGATGAGCACGTCGAGATTCTTTATATCTTGAAATGAGTTTCTCTGTATCCGCTTCTAAAAACATCACGTCGACGATGACATCATTACGACTTTTAATCGCATCAATTTCTTCTACTAATGAAGCAAATAATTCTTTACCTCGCAAATCAATAGCAATCGCTACTTTTTGTAATGATGGGTTTCCCTGTTCCATTAGTTCTACAAATTTTGGTAATAAAATAGGTGGTAAATTGTCTACACAGAAGAAGCCTATATCTTCTAGACATTGAATGACTACAGATTTACCAGCGCCTGATAATCCGGTCACTACTAATAATTCACTCTTACTTATTTTTTCACTTGTTTCATTGTCTACTTGATTTATCATTATGAACACCGCCCAGTTAGTCTATATTTATTTCTTATACGTACACATAAATATTTATTCACTTTCATAATATCACATGTTCTAGAGAAGGTAACTAACGACACCACTTGTTTATTGGGTTTTATTTTCAAAATAAAAAAGCTAGAACAATGCCCATCAAAAAAGTTCATAGAGGCATTATTCTAGCTTGATTCTTTACTTAAGCTTCTGCTTTATCTTTTAATTCTTCAATATAATCGATTGCACTTTGAGCAGCAATACTACCGTCACCTGTAGCTGTAACAATTTGACGAAGACCTTTATCTCTTACATCACCAGCTGCAAAAATACCTGGCACTGATGTTGTCATATCATCTTTAGTAACGATATAACCCGTATCATTTGTGATACCTAAGTTATTAAATGGCGCAGTTAAAGGTTTCATTCCAATATAGATAAATACACCGTCAGCATCTAATGTTTGTTCTGAGGCATCTTTAGTAGATACTAGGGTAACAGAACCTACTTTACCATCTTTTTCATTAATTGATTTAAGTGTATGGCTCCAAATAAAGTCGATTTTATCATTTTTAAATGCACGATCTTGTAATATTTTTTGAGCTCTTAATTCGTCTCTACGGTGTACAATTGTAACTTTATCTGCGAATTTAGTTAAGAACGCGCCTTCTTCAACTGCAGAGTCACCGCCACCAATTACGAATAAGTTTTTATTTTTAAAGAATGCGCCATCACATACTGCACAGTAACTTACGCCACGGCCGCCTAGTTCTTGTTCACCAGGTACACCAATTTTTTTATATTCTGCACCGGTAGAAATAATTACAGCGTGTGCTGTGACTTCTTTATTACCTAAATTAATGACTTTGTAGTCACCTTTATCTTCAATTGATTTAATATCACCATATTGATATTCAGCACCAAATTTTTTCGCATGTTCGAACATTTTAGTTGATAAATCCGGACCAGTAATCATTTCAAAGCCTGGGAAGTTTTCCACTTCTTCAGTGTTTGCCATTTGTCCACCCGGCATTCCTCTTTCAATCATAACAGTGCTTAAGTTAGCACGTGATGCATAAACTGCTGCTGTCATGCCAGCGGGCCCAGCACCGATAATTGCAACATCATAGTTTACTTCAGTCATTTTTATGCCTCCTACCTTTTTCTTATCATGCGCATTATATATTATAATCGTTGTTTCTTAAATTTATATGCTCAATAATTGATTGATGGCGTTATCTAATTTGTATCTTGAGGTATTAAATAATTCTATAATTTCTTTTTTAGTTTTATGGGATTCATAGTAACGATGATAAAGATAAACATGAGCTGCAACGTATCTATCGACCTCACTTAAATCGACTTCATTCGCAATTAATCCTTCGCCTTTATCAATCCAGCTTATAAATAATTCTGTATCTTGACGTAAATCCTTAATATTATAAAGTTTAAGCAAACCTCGATGAATAAAATCTAATTTATTTAAATGAAGGCCTTGTACTAGATAAGTTAAATACAGTTTTTCATAATCATTCATTGTTTCTAAGACCGACCAAATTTCTTCAGTCATCAGAATTTCTTTACCGTTTAATTGGTTCAATAAGAACACGCCATATAATCTATAGTGACTATCATCGTCCATTAATAATGGTTGAATTTTCTGATCGAATATTTGTTTACTTTCTTCAATCACCCATGGCGCATAACCCACATCAACTTTAGAAATTTGTAGCAGTTTTTCCCAGAATACTTCACTTTGTTCTTTATTTCCAAGGTAATAATAGTTAAAACTCAAAGCGTTAAACATTTGTATAGAAGCAAACTTACCTTTTTTATATAACGGTAATAAAAGCTGTTGAGACGCTTCATATTGTTTTAAATAGCTCAATACAATACCTAATTTGAAACTTTCATCGTCATTCATTGGTACGACTTTACTTAAAATCTTTAAATATTTTTGATACTTTTCAGTTTCATTAGTGTTATATAGTAATAAGGTATAATGGCATAATGCATGTACATCAGAATTATCTTCGCTTAACAAGGTTTCAAATAATTCTTTTGCCGTTTCGTACTCACTTAAATATAAATAACACATAGCTAATAAATTACGTACGACACGATGTTCTTGAATTTCTTCATCTTGTTGCAAGATATATGCACGCGCTTCTTCTAAGCGCCCTTGTGAAAATAAATATTGGAATAACAATTGTGTCGCAAATAACTGCGCTTCTAATTCAATTTTTTCTTCACTAATATAAGAAACTTCAAATGTTTGTTCTAATTCCGATCTAAATGCTTTGTCTTCAGTCAAAATCACATAATTAATACCAAACAAGAAGGCCTTGTTTGGCTCATTAAGTTCGATGTTCAATTGACTTAATTGGTAATAGCTTTCTTCTACATGGTCTCTTTTAATAATATTCTCGTAAAAAAGCTTCTCAGCTTGGCTACCTAAATTCATTTTAGTAAGACACTGCGTATAGTTTAATTTAATATCGAAATCATTTGGTGACAAATCAAGCACTTTTTTATAGTACTCCGCTGCTTTTTTAAAATCTTGTTGTTTAAATTTTTGATCTGCCATTTTACGATAGAAGTCTTCATCAAATACCATTGATATTACGTTATTGTTGTTTTGTGCCATACTTTGTCACCTCTCTTTTTATTTATAATGTATGTGCATCGGATTTCCATATGCCACAGTGTTATCTGGGATATCTTTAGAAACAATAGTGCCGGCTTTCACGATTACATGATGACCGATATTTACACCTGGCAAGATAGTGGTGTTAGCCCCTATTAAAGTTTGATCTCCAATATTTACTGAGCCATAACGATATTCTTCCACTAAAACTTCATGCGTTAATATTGTAGTATTATAACCAATTACACAATTATTGCCAATCGATATTAATTGAGGATGAAAAATATCTGGCATGACTTTGTATGCAATCGCGGTCTGTTTGCCGATATTCATTTTCAAAAAATGAATATATATCCATCGTTTCAACTTTAAATTGGGTATGTAACGACACACCTCAATAATTAACGTGTTTCTAAATGTCTTTGGGAAACTTACGAAGCGGTAAATACGCCATAATGGATTTACCGCCTGTCTTGTAATCTTAGTTAAGCGTCGCATTATTTAACATTCACCTTATTATTAGACCAATTTAACGGTCCTGCTTTTTTATAAATTGGAGGGTTATATTTCATGCGTCTATAAACGATTAAAATAATACCTGCAATAATTAAGATAGCAGAAACTAATTGAGCGACACGTATATGACTCGTTAACATTAAACTATCTGTTCGTAATCCTTCAACAAAGAAACGTCCAATTGAATACCATATTAAGTAAAGGGCAAATGTTTCTCCCACGCGAAGATGTCTTCTAATTGTAATGAGAATAATAAATCCTAGTACATCCCATATTGATTCATATAAAAATGTCGGATGATAATAAACACCTTCTATATACATATTACGAATAATAAACTCTGGAATATGTAAATGTTCTAAGAATGTTCTAGACACAGGTCCACCATGTGCTTCATGGTTCATAAAATTACCCCAACGACCAATACCTTGCGCTAAAATAATACTCGGTGCGACGATATCCCCAATTTGAAATGGATTTAAATTCTTTATCTTACACACAATTATCCCGGTAATAAATCCACCTATTAGACCACCGTGTATTGCGATACCACCATGCCAAATCTTAGGTATTTCTCCCGGATTCTCCATATAGTAAGGCCATTGGAAAATCACAAAATAAATACGTGCAACTAAAAAGCCAAAGATCGCACTATAGAAAATGACATCGACTAATGTATCTTTATGTAAACCAACATGTTTCAAACTTTCTTGGGCGATAAAATAACCAATAAGAATACCTACGGCGATAATGATCCCATACCATTTAATAGATAAAGGTCCTAAGTGAAAAGCAGTTGGATCAATATAATTCAAATTAAACATCATATCTTATTTCTCCTTGCTTTGATTACCTTTTCTTAAAATCTCTTCATTCAAGCGTTGGTTAAATTCTTCCGCCGTGTTAATACCCATAATATTTAAACGATAATTCATCGCTGCCACTTCTATAATCACGGCCACGTTTCTACCCGGGCGTACGGGCACTGTTTTTTTAGTGATCTCAGTATCTAGAATTTGTAATGTTTCTTCGTTTAAACCAACGCGATCATATAATTTATCTTTATTCCAATTTTCTAAATTTATATTTAAGCGAATTTGTTTTTCCGTCAAAATAGATCCTGCACCAAACAATGTCATCACATTGATAATACCGAGACCTCGAATTTCAAGTAAATGTTCTATTAATTTCGGGGGAGTACCAATAAGTTCACCTTTAGTAATTTGGCGAATTTCAACATTATCGTCAGCTACTAAACGGTGTCCACGTTTCACTAATTCTAATGCCGTTTCACTTTTACCGATACCTGAATCTCCAGTTATTAACACACCTACTCCATATACATCGACTAATACTCCGTGCAATGAAGTGCTTTGCGCTAGCTCATGTTCTAAGAACGTAGTTAAACGACTCATCAAACTCGTTGTAGCATCTTTAGAAACAATTAACGGGGTGTCCATTTCTTGAGATGCTTCGATTAGTTCTTGAGGTGGTTCTAATCCTCTTGTCACAATAATAGCCGGTGTTTCTGGGCGACATAGTTTACGCATACGTCCTTGTCGTTCTTCATCTGGCAGTAAATTATAAAAAGATAATTCAGTCGTTCCTAATAATTGGATTCTATCTGACGCATAGTGTGAAAAATACCCAGCCATTTCCAATCCAGGACGTGATATATCTGTATTTTTAATATGTTTATGTAATCCTTTTTCCCCTGTAAAAAGTTCTAAATTTAATAATTTGACTAATTTCTCTGTCGTTAACATGAGTTCACCTCAAATTTTTCACTTGAATTCATTCATCTACTATCATATCAAAAATGATGTCATTATTTATATAAAAATGTAGCTTTAACTGGGAATTTGTTTTTCAATCTCTAAAAATAAAAAAGTCTTTCCCACTAAAAGGCTTAGAAGTGCTATTAATAGCATCGAAGAAATCAATATTTTCTCATTATTTCTTCTCTTTTGCCACTTTATTTAGGAAAGACCACTAGTGTATTTAGTTTTTATTCAGGATGTAAATTCATCTGCAAATTTATTCGACTGAATCGCGTTCCAGTACAGGTTTCAAATATTTACCAGTATAAGATGACTCTACTTTCGCAATTTCTTCTGGGGTACCGGTAGCAACGATTGTACCGCCACCTTCCCCACCTTCAGGGCCTAAATCAATAATATGATCTGCGGTTTTAATGACGTCTAAGTTATGTTCGATGATAACAACCGTATCGCCATTTTCAACAAGTCGGTTTAACACTTTCAACAATCTACTAATATCGTCTACATGCAAACCAGTTGTTGGTTCATCTAATATATATATTGAACGACCAGTAGAACGTTTATGCAATTCTGAGGCTAACTTAACACGTTGTGCTTCCCCACCAGAAAGTGTAGTCGCTTGTTGACCGAGGGTGATGTAGCCTAAACCTACATCTACAAGTGTTTGTAATTTACGATGTATTTTAGGAATATTTTCAAAGAAATACGTCGCTTCTTCTACAGTCATTTCTAATACATCTGCAATATTCTTGCCTTTATATGTGACTTCTAACGTTTCACGATTATAGCGTTTACCATCACATACTTCACAAGGTACATAGACATCTGGTAAGAAGTGCATTTCAATTTTAATAATACCGTCACCTTTACAAGCTTCACAACGTCCACCTTTTACGTTGAAACTAAAACGTCCTTTTTGATATCCACGAATTTTAGCTTCATTTGTTTGCGCAAAGACATCACGAATATCGTCAAATACACCTGTATAGGTTGCTGGATTAGATCGAGGTGTTCTACCGATTGGAGACTGATCGATATCGATAATTTTATCTAATTGATCGATGCCTTCAATTGCATCATAATCTCCTGGTCTCACTTTAGATTTATTAATCTTTTGCGCTAAAGCTTTATATAATACTTCATTAACGAGTGAACTTTTACCTGAACCAGATACGCCTGTAACTACCGTCATAACAGACAATGGAATATCTACATCCACACCTTTTAAGTTATTACTTCGTGCGCCTTTGATACTAATTTTTTTATCAGTAATTTCACGACGATGTTCAGGTACATCAATACGTTTCTTACCACTTAAATATTGACCAGTTAATGACTTCTTATCTTTCATTACTTTAGCTGGGGTACCACTTGAAACAATTTCACCACCATGATTACCTGCTCCTGGACCAACGTCTACAAGATAATCTGCCGCTCTCATTGTATCGTCATCATGTTCAACAACAATTAACGTATTACCTAAATCGCGCATTTCTTTTAACGTACCAATGAGTCTGTCATTATCACGTTGGTGCAAACCAATTGAAGGTTCATCTAATACATAAAGAACACCAGTTAAACGAGAACCTATTTGAGTAGCTAAACGAATACGTTGTGCTTCCCCACCTGATAAAGTACCTGATGAACGATTTAAGGTTAAATATTCTAAACCAACGTTATTTAAGAACGATAAGCGAGAAATAATTTCTTTTAAAATTTGATTCGCTATTGTTCTATCTTGTTCTGATAACTCAATATTTTCATAATATTGTAAAGCATTATTAATGGAATATTCCACAACTTCTCCAATATTATAACCACCTACATAAACAGATAAAGCCTCTTTACTCAAACGTTTACCATGACACGTTTCGCATGGCAATTCTGTCATGTATTTACTCATTACTTCTCGTGTATATTCTGAGGGGGATTCATGATAGCGACGGTTTATATTAGGTAGTACGCCTTCGAATTTCATTGTTCTATTACGTGTGCCACCATTTCGGCTATGGAATGAAAATTCTATTTGTTTATCTCCAGAACCATTCATTAATATATCTTTTTGTCTATCTGTTAATTTTTTAAAAGGTTTATCCATATTAATTTTGTAAACTTCGCAAACACGTTTTAATAATGTTGGATAAAAATCAGAACTTGTTGGTTCCCAAGGTTCAATCGCACCCTCATTTAAACTTTTATTCTTGTCTGGAACAACTAAGTCAACATCAACTGTTAAACGTTGACCTAACCCATCACATGTGGGGCAAGCCCCAAATGGACTATTAAAACTAAACATTCTTGGCTCTAATTCACCGATTGAGAAACCACAAATTGGGCATGCATGGTTCTCAGAGAATTTAATGTCTTCCCCACCAATGACGTCTACTGTAATGTTGCCTTCTGCTAATTCTAAACCTGTTTCAATTGAATCAGCTAAACGCGTTTCAATACCATCTTTTACAACTAATCGGTCCACTACAACCTCAATTGTATGATTTTTATTCTTATCTAACTCTGGCACTTCGTTTACATCCACGATTTCACCATCAACACGTAAACGTACATATCCTTTTTTACCAATATCTTCAATTAATTTCTCGTGACTGCCTTTTCTATGTGAAATCACTGGCGCTAAAATTTGAATTTTAGTACGTTCTTCAAGCTCTAAAATACGATCTACCATTTGTTGTACAGTTTGTGATTCAATTTCAATACCGTGATTTGGACAGTACGCTTTTCCTACACGTGCATAAAGCAAACGAATATAATCATAAATTTCAGTTACAGTTGCCACAGTTGAACGTGGGTTCTTACTTGTTGTTTTTTGGTCAATCGAAATAGCAGGAGATAAACCTTCGATTGTATCTACGTCTGGTTTATCCATTTGTCCTAAAAATTGGCGTGCATAGGCACTTAAAGATTCCACATATCGACGTTGGCCTTCTGCGTAAATCGTGTCAAAGGCAAGTGATGATTTACCTGAGCCAGATAACCCTGTCATAACAATTAATTTATTTTTAGGAAGTTCAATATCAATATTTTTTAAATTATGTGCTCTTGCACCTTTAACTACGATACTTGGTCCCTTCATTTATCTGTCACCCTTCTGCTTTTAATTCAAATAACATATCTCTCAATTCTGTTGCTCTTTCGAAGTCTAAGTCTTTCGCTGCTTTTTTCATTTCTTTCTCTATATTTTCAATCGTTTTTTGACGTTCTTTCTTAGTCATTTTCTTAGGTACTTCTGTTTGTTGTTTTTCATTTGTTTCATCATTATCCACAGTAGCACTAATAACATCATGAATTTTCTTATTAATTGTTTTCGGTGTGATGCCATATTTTTCATTATGCGCCATTTGAATTTCACGACGACGCTGTGTCTCGTCGATGGCATACTGCATTGAGTCCGTCATCTTGTCGGCATACATAATGACTTCACCTTTATCATTACGTGCAGCACGACCGATTGTTTGAATTAATGAACGGTTAGAACGTAAGAAGCCTTCCTTATCAGCATCTAAAATAACAACTAATGATACTTCAGGGATATCAATACCTTCTCTTAGCAAGTTAATACCTACAACTACATCATATGTACCCATACGTAAGTCACGAATGATTTCGATACGTTCTAGTGTTTTAATTTCTGAGTGTAAGTAATTAACTTTGATACCCGCTTCTTTCATATATGTTGTTAAATCTTCACTCATTTTTTTAGTTAATGTCGTCACTAATACACGTTCATCTCTATCAATTCTTTCTTGAATTTCGCCTAATAAATCATCAATTTGATTTTTCGTTGGGCGTACATCAATTTTAGGATCTAATAAGCCAGTAGGACGAATAATTTGTTCCACCATTTCATCAGTGTGTTCAAGTTCATATGGACCTGGTGTAGCTGATACATATACTAACTGTTTCGTTTTTTGTTCAAACTCTTCAAATTTAAGCGGTCGGTTATCCATTGCACTAGGTAAGCGAAAGCCATGATCTACTAACACTTTTTTACGCGCTTGGTCACCATTAAACATCCCTCTAATTTGCGGTAAGGTAACATGGGATTCATCTATCATTACTAACCAGTCATCACCAAAGTAATCTAGTAATGTATATGGCGTTGAACCAGGTGGTCTTAATGTTAAATGAACAGAGTAGTTTTCAATACCTGAACAAAAGCCCATCTCACGCATCATTTCTAAATCGTAGTTTGTGCGTTGTTCTAAACGTTGTGCCTCAAGTAATTTATTCTCATCTCTTAATTCTTGTAAGCGTTCTTCTAATTCTTTTTCAATACGTTCGATAGCTATTTTCATTTTCTCTTCACGGGTAACGAAGTGAGAGGCCGGGAAAATAGCAAAGTGTTCTCTTTCGCGAATCACTTCACCTGTTAAATAATTGACTTCGCGAATACGATCAATTTCATCGCCAAAGAATTCAACGCGTATACACATTTCTTCACGAGACGCTGGGAAAATTTCAACGACATCCCCACGTACTCTAAACGTACCACGCTGGAAATCAATGTCATTTCTAGAATATTGTACATCTACTAATTTACGAAGCAATTCACTACGATCCATTTCCATTCCTACACGTACACTAACTACTAAATCTTTATATTCTTCTGGATTCCCTAAACCATAGATGCAACTTACACTGGCGATAATAATTACATCATCACGCTCAAATAATGCGCTTGTAGCAGAGTGACGTAACTGGTCAATTTCGTCATTAATTGACGCATCTTTCTCAATAAATGTATCCGTAGAAGGCACATAAGCTTCAGGTTGATAATAATCGTAATAACTTACAAAATATTCCACTCTGTTCTCAGGGAAGAACTCTTTAAATTCACTATATAATTGTCCAGCTAATGTTTTATTATGGGCAATAATTAAAGTCGGTTTCCCCACTTCTTTAATTACATTACTCATGGTGAACGTTTTACCAGTACCGGTAGCACCGAGTAAAGTTTGATGACGTTTACCTTCATTAACACCTTCTACAATCTTTTTAATTGCTTGAGGTTGGTCCCCTTGTGGATCAAACTCAGAATTTAATTTAAATGGATAATGTTCCACCATTCTTACAAGCGCCTCCTCAATTTGTGCTTACTTCTCTTATTTCCTATTCTTTGAAAAGTATTCTTACTTAAATTTATTTTAGCAAAAATATAAATAAAAATACAAACGTTTGTTCGCTTACGTTTGTATCTTCCTTTATTAATCATTCGGTTATATAAAAAGAGATGAGACTTAAGTCAAAAAATTTTAACCTCGTGGCCTCATCTAAAGATTTGATATTCACTCTTTTTTTATGAATTTCTTCTATTATATGTAGATTTAATATAAAACAACTTATTTCTAAATTCAATTTATCTGTTTATATAATATTAATCTTGATGTTTATGAAATTCTAACTTATCTATAATAACGTATCCTGCTAATAAAGACACCACATCAATGAAGATAATCCATTCATTATGAAAGAACCCTTTATAAATTGACGTTGCAATTAAAATAAGTGTTACAATCACGCCTACCCACTTACTTCTCGTAATCACACTAAATAATACGACTAATACACATGGAAAAAAAGCGGCTAAAGCATACCAAATCATTTCATTCACCCATTTCTACGATTTAATATGGCCATTGTTGTTTCACGTAATTCAGCTTTTGGTATAAAGTTTTCAGTTAACATTTCCGGGATGACATTGTCTATAAAATCTTGCACCGAACTTAAGTGATCAAACTGAATAATCGTTTCCAGACTATTTTCATAAATTTCAAAGAATAAAGACTCTGGGTTACGCTTTTGAATTTCTCCAAACGTCTCATAAAGTAAATCAATTTTATCTGCAACGGATAAAATTTGTCCTTCCAAAGAATCATCTTTACCTTCTTGAAGTCTTTTGCGATAAATATCTTGATACGCCTCTGGAATATCTTCGTTAATAAATGTGTTCACCATTTCTTCTTCAACTTGAGAGAATAACATTTTCAACTCTGTTCTAGCGTATTTAACAGGGGTTTTAATATCTCCAGTAAATACTTCCGCAAAGTCATGATTCAATGCTTTCTCGTATAAACTTTTCCAATCAATTGTATTACCATGATATTCTTCAACAGTTGCTAAGTATTGTGCAATTTTAGTTACTTTAAAGGAATGCGCTGCTACATTATGCTCAAAATATTTAAATTTACCTGGTAAGCGGATTAATTTTTCTAAATCAGAAAGTCTTTTAAAATATTGATGAACACCCATATTACGAAACCTCCATGTTTTATTAAGTAAAGATTATACTTATTTTTATTATATCAATCAATAATTTGATGAAAAGTATCAATCTATATTAAATATTGGAAACATGTGCATTTTGAATTTAATAAAACTGTATGAAATAAAAAGCACTATACTAGCAGTTAAATCTTTGCCAGTACAGTGCTTTCTCATCTTTTAATTAATTTATATGATACTTCTCTTAATGGATAAAGTTATAACCTGAAGTATTTTTAATAGTTCGGTTTGTAACATTATTAAAGTTTCCATTCCAGTTCATTTCAGATACATAAACTGAACCATCGCTATTCACGCGTTCAACTACGCCTACATGACCGTAGTAACCAGCGCTAGTTTGGAAGATGGCACCGACTTCTGGTCTGTTATCAACCGCTAATCCAGCATTTCTAGCTGAATTCGCCCAGTTACTTGCGTTACCCCAGAAACTTCCAACTGATCGACCTAATTGTTGACGACGGTCAAACGCATAATATGTACAATTACCAACGTAATAACGATTGCCTTGGTTGCTTACAGTACCATAGTTATAATTTGAAATTACAGGTGCACTTGTTGTTTTCACATGATAGTTGTAGCTAGTCGCATATCTTGATGGCACTTCATTAGCAGTCGCACCATAGTTATAAGTACCTTTGCTATATGTTACTGCGTTACTTCCTTGATAATCATGGTCATATAAATTTGCAAGTTGCGTAGTATTGATTGCTTGATCTTCAGACGCTGTAGCAATTGCATAAAGTTTAGCATTGTCAAGTGCATTATTGTCTAAACTTGCAGCGCCTTTTTCAGTTACTGCAATTAAATCACCTGGATGAATAAGTGTAGATAAACCAGGATTAAGTGCATAAACCTCGTCTAAAGAAATATGATGTGCTTTAGCAATTTTATTTAACGTATCTCCAGCTTTTACTTCAACGACATCTTTGTCTGGAACTACTAAAGATGTGCCTTGTTGAACTTCGCTTGATTGAATATGATTTAATGATTGGATTTCACTAGCAGTCGTAGCAAATTGATGCGCTAATGTTTCTACTGACGTTGTTTTCTCAACTACATGTGTTTGTTGTGCACTAGCTAAGCCATTAATACCAGCAAACGCTGCGATAGATGTTAGTGTTACAGTCAATGATTTTTTTCTCATGTTGTCATTCCTTTGTAGTAATGTATTCTTGTTCATCAATACTGTAGCACAAATTTTTTTGGAAAAGTGTAAT encodes:
- the rapZ gene encoding RNase adapter RapZ, which gives rise to MINQVDNETSEKISKSELLVVTGLSGAGKSVVIQCLEDIGFFCVDNLPPILLPKFVELMEQGNPSLQKVAIAIDLRGKELFASLVEEIDAIKSRNDVIVDVMFLEADTEKLISRYKESRRAHPLNENGQMSLIDAILEERQLLSRIRTFANYIVDTTDLKTKELKEKVKKKFKDESFKSFSINVTSFGFKHGIQMDADLVFDVRFLPNPYYVEDLRPMTGEDEAVYNYVMKWKETEIFFEKLMDLLKFMVPGYKKEGKAQLVIAIGCTGGQHRSVALAKRIGQELGDIFDYNVYVHHRDAHIESGVKK
- the trxB gene encoding thioredoxin-disulfide reductase, encoding MTEVNYDVAIIGAGPAGMTAAVYASRANLSTVMIERGMPGGQMANTEEVENFPGFEMITGPDLSTKMFEHAKKFGAEYQYGDIKSIEDKGDYKVINLGNKEVTAHAVIISTGAEYKKIGVPGEQELGGRGVSYCAVCDGAFFKNKNLFVIGGGDSAVEEGAFLTKFADKVTIVHRRDELRAQKILQDRAFKNDKIDFIWSHTLKSINEKDGKVGSVTLVSTKDASEQTLDADGVFIYIGMKPLTAPFNNLGITNDTGYIVTKDDMTTSVPGIFAAGDVRDKGLRQIVTATGDGSIAAQSAIDYIEELKDKAEA
- a CDS encoding tetratricopeptide repeat protein, giving the protein MAQNNNNVISMVFDEDFYRKMADQKFKQQDFKKAAEYYKKVLDLSPNDFDIKLNYTQCLTKMNLGSQAEKLFYENIIKRDHVEESYYQLSQLNIELNEPNKAFLFGINYVILTEDKAFRSELEQTFEVSYISEEKIELEAQLFATQLLFQYLFSQGRLEEARAYILQQDEEIQEHRVVRNLLAMCYLYLSEYETAKELFETLLSEDNSDVHALCHYTLLLYNTNETEKYQKYLKILSKVVPMNDDESFKLGIVLSYLKQYEASQQLLLPLYKKGKFASIQMFNALSFNYYYLGNKEQSEVFWEKLLQISKVDVGYAPWVIEESKQIFDQKIQPLLMDDDSHYRLYGVFLLNQLNGKEILMTEEIWSVLETMNDYEKLYLTYLVQGLHLNKLDFIHRGLLKLYNIKDLRQDTELFISWIDKGEGLIANEVDLSEVDRYVAAHVYLYHRYYESHKTKKEIIELFNTSRYKLDNAINQLLSI
- a CDS encoding acyltransferase, coding for MRRLTKITRQAVNPLWRIYRFVSFPKTFRNTLIIEVCRYIPNLKLKRWIYIHFLKMNIGKQTAIAYKVMPDIFHPQLISIGNNCVIGYNTTILTHEVLVEEYRYGSVNIGDQTLIGANTTILPGVNIGHHVIVKAGTIVSKDIPDNTVAYGNPMHIHYK
- the lgt gene encoding prolipoprotein diacylglyceryl transferase encodes the protein MMFNLNYIDPTAFHLGPLSIKWYGIIIAVGILIGYFIAQESLKHVGLHKDTLVDVIFYSAIFGFLVARIYFVIFQWPYYMENPGEIPKIWHGGIAIHGGLIGGFITGIIVCKIKNLNPFQIGDIVAPSIILAQGIGRWGNFMNHEAHGGPVSRTFLEHLHIPEFIIRNMYIEGVYYHPTFLYESIWDVLGFIILITIRRHLRVGETFALYLIWYSIGRFFVEGLRTDSLMLTSHIRVAQLVSAILIIAGIILIVYRRMKYNPPIYKKAGPLNWSNNKVNVK
- the hprK gene encoding HPr(Ser) kinase/phosphatase — protein: MLTTEKLVKLLNLELFTGEKGLHKHIKNTDISRPGLEMAGYFSHYASDRIQLLGTTELSFYNLLPDEERQGRMRKLCRPETPAIIVTRGLEPPQELIEASQEMDTPLIVSKDATTSLMSRLTTFLEHELAQSTSLHGVLVDVYGVGVLITGDSGIGKSETALELVKRGHRLVADDNVEIRQITKGELIGTPPKLIEHLLEIRGLGIINVMTLFGAGSILTEKQIRLNINLENWNKDKLYDRVGLNEETLQILDTEITKKTVPVRPGRNVAVIIEVAAMNYRLNIMGINTAEEFNQRLNEEILRKGNQSKEK